From the genome of Brevinematales bacterium, one region includes:
- a CDS encoding relaxase domain-containing protein, protein MVSISKGTYTTAKGLEADNYHIKGSEDKALGFIGGLKKGLRLGEFSPEAYNRLAKGESPSGEKLVGEGVNGKHRTGPDVTFSPDKSVSLVWAFGTPEQKKAVEAAHNKSVMAVAKYIEKHLIAARVTVHGVTRNVHCGAMVAAHVNHHTTRALDPQLHTHLVVFNITKAPGDTGYRAISNELFFKSANQLMLIAAYENELYRNLRKAGFNVGLKDDRYAEIRGVPQNVIDNYSKRKEDIEAKIKELQEQYPSASRKSLQKTAVMGSRDAKIDYSMERLKEHWAEQNRAIGFDIEAMRRAVECKIKIEKSPAADKIVDRVIKSLTENHTVFTRHHVMVEALKLTQGHSIDALNEAFEQSKEIVGLGYHQFDRSSADQVYSTKTLVESEKYIDRTVLSLMEKRGKLVKDFYSHEFTNLTLNDDQRKAFEHIMKSRDGVIVVQGDAGSGKTTMLQMVAEYTKRAGYKVHGLAYQGKAVDVMEKKAGIPSMTVHSYLDPRNADRRAEMQKGKALYIVDEASMIGTIQGSEIIKDIEKNPDARVVFIGDVKQHQSIMAGRVFTELQKTLPVVSMTKILRQTDEKYRVIVEDFSAKKVKTGFEKLEKNGMIREIEDHKERVGAIVNAFMQKPDKTVILTNTNAVKTEINGMIREELKKAGKLDIDGQAVATQIKENINLTLAERSNIKNYRHTQAVDFYRAGNGFKTGETGIVMDVTETHVVIRTPMGIEKRFRPMDVAEQINVYQTAPREFSKGDRIQFLKNNRELGVKNGEYGTVTGVSGRELSIRKENGEKIEFSLNQYKNIDHGYATTNYKSQGMTAERVIANMETGLETGGQSFNSAYVAVTRGRKKLEIFTDNLVELRNQVQIEERKEIAKDYEIFRNKDFADTIEKQYGGKGKGYDDDHGLEMDRGRGFGFGK, encoded by the coding sequence ATGGTCTCCATCAGCAAAGGTACATACACTACGGCGAAGGGACTGGAAGCGGATAACTACCACATCAAGGGGTCGGAAGACAAGGCGCTCGGATTTATCGGCGGGCTGAAGAAGGGACTGCGCCTCGGGGAGTTCTCGCCGGAAGCGTACAACCGTCTCGCGAAGGGGGAGTCGCCGTCGGGGGAGAAGCTCGTCGGCGAGGGCGTGAACGGCAAGCACCGGACGGGACCAGACGTCACGTTCAGCCCGGACAAGTCGGTCAGCCTCGTTTGGGCGTTCGGCACCCCAGAGCAGAAAAAGGCGGTCGAAGCCGCCCACAATAAGTCGGTGATGGCCGTCGCGAAATATATCGAAAAACACCTGATCGCCGCCCGCGTGACCGTGCACGGCGTCACCCGGAACGTTCACTGCGGAGCCATGGTCGCGGCGCATGTCAATCATCACACCACCCGCGCTCTCGACCCCCAGCTCCATACCCATCTTGTCGTATTCAATATTACGAAAGCCCCCGGCGACACCGGATACCGCGCCATCTCGAACGAACTCTTTTTCAAGTCGGCGAACCAACTCATGCTAATCGCCGCGTATGAGAACGAGCTCTACCGCAATCTCCGGAAAGCCGGTTTCAATGTCGGGTTGAAAGACGACAGGTACGCGGAGATCAGGGGCGTCCCTCAGAATGTGATCGACAACTACTCGAAGCGAAAGGAAGATATTGAAGCAAAGATAAAAGAACTTCAGGAACAATACCCCAGCGCTTCAAGAAAAAGTTTACAAAAGACCGCTGTCATGGGGAGCCGCGACGCCAAAATCGATTACAGTATGGAACGGTTGAAGGAGCATTGGGCGGAGCAGAATAGGGCGATAGGCTTCGACATCGAGGCAATGCGTCGCGCGGTTGAGTGCAAGATCAAGATCGAGAAGTCGCCCGCCGCTGATAAGATCGTCGATCGCGTGATCAAGTCCCTCACGGAAAACCATACTGTTTTTACCCGCCATCATGTCATGGTCGAGGCGTTGAAACTCACGCAGGGGCACAGTATCGACGCCCTCAACGAGGCGTTTGAGCAGTCAAAGGAGATTGTCGGGCTGGGGTATCACCAGTTCGACCGGTCGTCCGCAGATCAGGTATATTCCACCAAGACCCTTGTCGAAAGCGAGAAGTATATCGACCGGACTGTTCTGTCCCTCATGGAGAAGCGCGGGAAGCTCGTTAAGGATTTTTACAGCCATGAGTTTACCAACCTCACATTGAACGACGACCAGAGGAAGGCGTTCGAGCATATCATGAAGAGCCGTGACGGGGTGATTGTCGTGCAGGGCGATGCCGGTTCCGGCAAGACCACGATGCTCCAGATGGTCGCGGAGTACACCAAGCGCGCGGGGTACAAGGTGCACGGGCTGGCCTATCAGGGCAAGGCGGTCGATGTGATGGAGAAAAAGGCGGGGATCCCGTCGATGACCGTCCATTCCTATCTCGACCCCCGGAACGCCGACCGCCGCGCGGAGATGCAGAAGGGAAAAGCACTTTATATTGTGGACGAGGCCTCGATGATCGGGACGATTCAGGGAAGCGAGATTATTAAGGATATCGAGAAGAACCCGGACGCGAGGGTCGTGTTTATCGGCGACGTGAAACAGCACCAGTCGATCATGGCCGGACGCGTGTTTACCGAGCTCCAGAAGACCCTGCCGGTCGTCTCGATGACGAAAATCCTGCGGCAGACCGACGAGAAGTACCGGGTAATTGTCGAGGACTTTTCCGCGAAGAAGGTGAAGACCGGCTTCGAGAAGCTCGAAAAGAACGGAATGATCCGGGAGATCGAAGATCATAAGGAACGGGTAGGGGCGATAGTCAATGCGTTTATGCAGAAGCCCGACAAGACGGTGATCCTGACGAACACGAACGCGGTCAAGACCGAGATCAACGGGATGATCCGCGAGGAACTGAAGAAGGCGGGGAAGCTCGATATCGACGGGCAGGCGGTCGCGACGCAGATCAAGGAGAATATCAACCTCACCCTTGCCGAACGATCGAATATCAAGAATTACAGGCATACCCAGGCGGTCGATTTCTACCGAGCCGGTAACGGCTTCAAGACGGGCGAGACCGGTATCGTGATGGATGTGACCGAAACCCATGTAGTCATCCGCACGCCGATGGGTATCGAAAAAAGATTCCGCCCGATGGATGTGGCCGAGCAGATCAATGTTTATCAGACCGCGCCGCGCGAGTTCTCGAAGGGCGACCGTATCCAGTTCCTGAAGAACAACCGTGAGCTGGGTGTGAAGAACGGCGAGTACGGCACGGTGACCGGCGTATCGGGTAGGGAACTTTCGATCCGTAAGGAAAACGGCGAGAAGATCGAGTTCAGCCTCAACCAATACAAGAATATCGACCACGGTTACGCGACGACTAACTACAAGTCCCAGGGCATGACCGCCGAACGGGTGATCGCTAACATGGAGACCGGCTTGGAAACGGGTGGGCAGTCGTTCAACTCAGCGTATGTCGCGGTCACGCGCGGGCGGAAGAAGCTCGAGATTTTTACCGACAACCTGGTAGAACTCCGCAATCAGGTGCAGATCGAGGAACGGAAGGAGATCGCAAAGGACTATGAAATATTCCGGAATAAAGATTTTGCGGACACGATTGAGAAACAATATGGTGGAAAGGGTAAGGGATACGACGACGATCACGGATTGGAGATGGATCGGGGTAGGGGATTTGGGTTTGGGAAATAG